From a region of the Myxococcus stipitatus genome:
- the mrtX gene encoding myxosortase MrtX — MTPTVATPWRPSAVQEAVGLWALGFAGIVVAFLAFGGTSVPKLVATVGFLYLPLIPMRWRDEDYRDYGLSLRAWREDVRLFLVLAAIVAPLFFLAFAGFTQVLPLLPEPLARHLTPLAGEARFHLRLPPRFGEWVVDQLFVVALPEEFFYRGFLQTRLRDAWPQGRKVLGARLGPAFWVTALLFALGHLAIFQTWRLAVFFPALLFGWMRERTGTVVGAALFHAACNLYVRVLEVSFFGGP; from the coding sequence ATGACCCCGACGGTGGCAACCCCCTGGCGCCCCAGCGCCGTGCAAGAGGCCGTGGGACTGTGGGCGCTGGGCTTCGCCGGCATCGTCGTGGCGTTCCTCGCCTTCGGCGGCACCAGCGTCCCCAAGCTGGTGGCGACGGTGGGCTTCCTCTACCTGCCGCTCATCCCCATGCGGTGGCGGGACGAGGACTACCGCGACTACGGGCTGAGCCTGCGCGCCTGGCGCGAGGACGTGCGCCTGTTCCTGGTGCTCGCGGCCATCGTCGCGCCCCTCTTCTTCCTCGCCTTCGCCGGCTTCACCCAGGTGCTCCCGCTCCTGCCAGAGCCGCTGGCCCGTCACCTGACGCCCCTGGCCGGCGAGGCGAGATTCCACCTCCGGCTGCCCCCGCGGTTCGGCGAGTGGGTGGTGGATCAACTCTTCGTCGTCGCCCTCCCAGAGGAGTTCTTCTACCGGGGCTTCCTCCAGACCCGGCTGCGCGACGCCTGGCCCCAGGGGCGCAAGGTGCTCGGCGCGCGACTGGGGCCCGCCTTCTGGGTCACGGCCCTGCTCTTCGCCCTGGGGCACCTGGCCATCTTCCAGACCTGGCGGCTGGCGGTCTTCTTCCCCGCCCTGCTCTTCGGCTGGATGCGCGAGCGCACCGGCACCGTCGTCGGCGCCGCCCTCTTCCACGCCGCCTGCAACCTCTACGTGCGCGTCCTCGAGGTCTCCTTCTTCGGGGGCCCCTGA
- a CDS encoding trypsin-like peptidase domain-containing protein, translating into MSRPTLLLLPLLVATLPALAAEPGRPSRADLRRVMEQHARSVVKVSGPRDSGTGVFVGAAGQVLTSVDPVGEEYVGLQAATVVHAGQSLPARVVLANAALRVAVVAAPDGAYPAVPVRLLKEGDSLAGRWVVGVIPAGRRQPATPVTAQASRAPAPFFDVPLALPPGSPVFDAEGRLVAVVVRRTRRGCRVLPMSEVKVRLPPPDET; encoded by the coding sequence ATGTCCCGCCCCACCCTCCTGCTCCTTCCGCTGCTCGTCGCCACCCTGCCCGCCCTCGCCGCGGAGCCGGGGCGGCCGTCCCGCGCCGACCTGCGGCGGGTGATGGAGCAGCACGCGCGGTCGGTGGTGAAGGTGAGCGGCCCGCGCGACTCGGGCACCGGCGTCTTCGTGGGCGCCGCGGGCCAGGTGCTCACCTCCGTGGACCCCGTGGGCGAGGAGTACGTCGGCCTGCAGGCGGCCACCGTGGTGCACGCGGGACAGAGCCTCCCGGCCCGCGTGGTGCTCGCCAACGCGGCGCTCCGGGTAGCCGTGGTGGCCGCGCCGGACGGCGCCTACCCGGCCGTCCCCGTGCGGCTGCTCAAGGAAGGCGACAGCCTGGCCGGGCGCTGGGTGGTGGGGGTGATTCCCGCGGGCAGGCGCCAGCCGGCCACCCCCGTGACGGCCCAGGCCTCGCGGGCCCCCGCGCCCTTCTTCGACGTCCCCCTGGCCCTGCCTCCCGGCAGCCCCGTCTTCGACGCCGAGGGTCGCCTGGTCGCCGTGGTGGTGCGGCGCACCCGGCGCGGCTGCCGGGTGCTGCCCATGAGCGAGGTCAAGGTGCGTCTTCCCCCTCCGGACGAGACATGA
- the polX gene encoding DNA polymerase/3'-5' exonuclease PolX, with translation MNPVIVDKNTIAQVLRDISLLLQLQGENAFRSRAYDQGADRVLGLTQELGPLVAEGRLESLPGIGPALAEKITELVTTGRLRYFDELRAKFPPGLLEMMRLPDLGPRKVGALWRELGVGSVDELERACREQRVRQLRGFGEKSEAKILEGITLYRRARGERKLLGDALPVAQALLERVRASPGVVRASLGGSVRRRAETVADVDIIASAADPGPVLDALAHAPGVAAVLGKGDSKCSVRLTEGDLQVDLRVLPDADFATALHHFTGSKAHHIRLRNLGHERGLKISEWGVHRDDGTKVPVADEAALYALLDMQYVPPELREDNGEVEAARAGKLPTDLVTLEDVQGAVHAHTTWSDGRHSLEEMALAARERGLAYLTITEHSEAAIYAGGLKVDDLKRQWEEIDRVNEAVPGVRLLKGIEVDILESGALDYNDRVLEQLEVVIASVHVRHSMDEEQMTRRVLTALDNPFLHILGHPTGRLIQSREPYPLRMEAVLERAAERGVAVEINGKPARLDIKAEYVRKATQLGVRLVVSCDAHRREDLGNLAFAVATARRGWARREDVLNTLPADRFLTALRARR, from the coding sequence GTGAATCCCGTCATCGTCGACAAGAACACCATCGCCCAGGTCCTGCGGGACATCTCCCTGCTGCTCCAGCTCCAGGGGGAGAACGCCTTCCGTTCCCGGGCGTACGACCAGGGCGCGGACCGCGTCCTCGGCCTCACCCAGGAGCTGGGGCCGCTGGTGGCGGAGGGCCGGCTGGAGAGCCTGCCGGGCATCGGGCCCGCCCTCGCCGAGAAGATCACCGAGCTGGTGACCACCGGACGCCTGCGCTACTTCGACGAGCTGCGGGCGAAGTTCCCCCCGGGCCTGTTGGAGATGATGCGCCTGCCGGACCTGGGGCCGCGCAAGGTGGGCGCGCTGTGGCGCGAGCTGGGCGTGGGCAGCGTCGACGAGTTGGAGCGGGCGTGCCGCGAGCAGCGCGTGCGACAGCTTCGCGGGTTCGGGGAGAAGAGCGAGGCGAAGATTCTGGAAGGCATCACCCTGTACCGGCGCGCGCGGGGCGAGCGCAAGCTGCTAGGGGACGCGCTCCCGGTGGCGCAGGCGCTGCTGGAGCGCGTGCGCGCGTCGCCGGGCGTGGTGCGCGCCAGCCTGGGCGGCAGCGTGCGGCGCCGGGCGGAGACCGTCGCGGACGTGGACATCATCGCCTCCGCGGCGGACCCCGGCCCGGTGCTGGACGCGCTCGCCCACGCGCCGGGCGTGGCCGCCGTGCTGGGCAAGGGCGACAGCAAGTGCTCCGTGCGGCTGACGGAGGGCGACCTCCAGGTCGACCTGCGGGTGCTGCCGGACGCGGACTTCGCCACCGCCCTGCACCACTTCACCGGCTCCAAGGCCCACCACATCCGCTTGCGCAACCTGGGGCACGAGCGCGGGCTCAAGATTTCGGAGTGGGGCGTCCACCGGGACGACGGCACCAAGGTGCCCGTGGCGGACGAGGCCGCCCTCTACGCCCTGCTGGACATGCAGTACGTCCCGCCGGAGCTGCGCGAGGACAACGGCGAGGTGGAGGCCGCCCGCGCGGGGAAGCTGCCCACCGACCTCGTCACGCTGGAGGACGTCCAGGGCGCGGTCCACGCGCACACCACCTGGTCGGACGGGCGCCACTCGCTGGAGGAGATGGCCCTCGCCGCTCGCGAGCGGGGGCTGGCGTACCTCACCATCACCGAGCACAGCGAGGCGGCCATCTACGCCGGCGGGCTCAAGGTGGACGACCTGAAGCGGCAGTGGGAGGAGATCGACCGCGTCAACGAGGCGGTGCCCGGGGTGCGGCTGCTCAAGGGCATCGAGGTCGACATCCTCGAGTCGGGGGCGCTCGACTACAACGACCGGGTCCTGGAGCAGCTGGAGGTCGTCATCGCCTCCGTCCACGTGCGCCACTCCATGGACGAGGAGCAGATGACGCGCCGGGTGCTCACCGCACTCGACAACCCCTTCCTGCACATCCTCGGACACCCCACCGGGCGCCTCATCCAGAGCCGCGAGCCATACCCGCTGCGCATGGAGGCCGTGCTGGAGCGCGCCGCCGAGCGGGGCGTCGCGGTGGAGATCAACGGCAAGCCGGCGCGCCTGGACATCAAGGCCGAGTACGTCCGGAAGGCGACGCAGCTGGGCGTGCGGCTGGTGGTGAGCTGCGACGCGCACCGCCGGGAGGACCTGGGCAACCTCGCCTTCGCCGTGGCCACGGCGCGGCGGGGGTGGGCCCGCCGCGAGGACGTGTTGAACACCCTGCCGGCGGACCGCTTCCTCACGGCGCTGCGCGCCCGGCGGTGA
- a CDS encoding Rieske (2Fe-2S) protein: protein MTKIKLGPADFAEREMRGYEVGKRNVCIAKIHGRYKGLDDWCNHAGCLLSGGRIEGNMVVCPCHEVGFDMDTGHNETSPGVCDDQATVSVEVQDGVLLVDLPDSP, encoded by the coding sequence ATGACGAAGATCAAGCTCGGTCCGGCGGACTTCGCCGAAAGGGAAATGCGCGGCTACGAAGTGGGCAAGCGCAACGTCTGCATCGCCAAGATCCACGGCCGATACAAGGGCCTTGATGATTGGTGCAACCACGCGGGCTGCCTGCTGTCGGGGGGACGCATCGAGGGCAACATGGTCGTCTGTCCGTGTCACGAGGTCGGCTTCGACATGGACACCGGCCACAACGAGACGTCCCCGGGCGTCTGTGACGACCAGGCGACAGTGTCGGTCGAGGTCCAGGACGGAGTCCTCCTCGTCGACCTCCCCGACTCACCCTGA
- a CDS encoding MogA/MoaB family molybdenum cofactor biosynthesis protein, producing the protein MPHEHKARAPVHVSAFVVTCSDSRDARSDESGRVLRTGLEAAGHTLVGQVVVKDDPEAIRGAIAQAQAAGARAVLFTGGTGIGRRDCTVETLRALFEKELPGFGELFRMLSYRQIGSPAMMSRATAGTYQGMILFALPGSPQAARLALDALILPELGHAVRELTR; encoded by the coding sequence GTGCCCCACGAGCACAAGGCTCGGGCCCCGGTCCATGTCAGCGCGTTCGTGGTGACGTGCTCGGACAGCCGGGATGCACGGAGCGACGAGAGCGGCAGGGTGCTGCGCACCGGGCTGGAGGCCGCGGGCCACACGCTGGTCGGGCAGGTGGTGGTGAAGGACGACCCGGAGGCCATCCGCGGCGCCATCGCCCAGGCCCAGGCCGCCGGCGCGCGGGCCGTCCTCTTCACGGGCGGCACCGGCATCGGTCGGCGCGACTGCACCGTGGAGACGCTGCGCGCCCTGTTCGAGAAGGAGCTCCCCGGCTTCGGCGAGCTGTTCCGGATGCTGTCGTATCGACAGATCGGCAGCCCCGCGATGATGTCACGCGCGACCGCCGGCACCTATCAGGGGATGATCCTCTTCGCCCTGCCGGGCTCTCCCCAGGCGGCGCGTCTCGCGCTCGACGCTCTCATCCTCCCAGAATTGGGTCACGCCGTGCGGGAGCTGACACGCTAG
- a CDS encoding M20/M25/M40 family metallo-hydrolase has product MKRLASLVLMLGCVSASAKAPASEKEVWITLGTDALSELSAAYIVAGESLPSVAAQKGGVAALKLRESDLERVSHVIHDKLKRCGGFMAHESEAAALTEVASVGQPQLVVPLAADYTLDNGPVANTLVAGVAESNILATITHLSSYTTRHYKSATGVEAANWLKARWEEYAAGRSDVTVQLYTHAGWIQPSVILTIQGTTAPSEVVVLGGHLDSISSGSTAPGADDDASGVASLTEVIRAAFAADYRPAKTVKFMAYAGEEAGLLGSKEIANAHKAAGTNVIGVLQLDMTNYKGSTVDVGLMTDYTNAAQNTFVTNLIAAYIPGMTWQNSVCGYGCSDHASWHAAGYATSMPFEALMNQHNQTIHSSGDVLSVSGNNANHALKFAKLAGAYVAELAGGTATVSDATPPTVSLTAPLDGSSVSGSVTLSANAADNIGVSRVEFLVDGVVIATATASPYTGSWNSAAAANGAHVVAARAFDLIGNSTTSTTATVTSTNASTNAVYDTVLKVPRCSNVGNACDSTTLLNGRAALGPELNAPNTINNSCADGPGGVYHSDESVDRLKVSTVSGASFQTGQVVRIDATVWVYSLRQDKLDLYYAADATNPVWVKLPTLTATATGAQTLSATYTLPAGGAHQAVRARFRYSGSAAACGTGSYDDHDDIVFAVQP; this is encoded by the coding sequence ATGAAGCGGTTGGCTTCGTTGGTGTTGATGCTCGGTTGTGTCTCGGCGTCCGCGAAGGCGCCGGCCTCGGAGAAGGAGGTGTGGATCACCCTCGGCACGGACGCGCTGTCGGAGTTGAGCGCCGCGTACATCGTCGCCGGAGAGTCCCTGCCGTCGGTCGCCGCGCAGAAGGGGGGCGTCGCCGCCCTCAAGCTGCGTGAGTCGGACCTCGAGCGCGTCTCTCATGTGATTCACGACAAGCTGAAGCGCTGTGGCGGCTTCATGGCGCACGAGTCGGAGGCCGCGGCGCTGACCGAGGTCGCCTCCGTGGGCCAGCCCCAGCTGGTCGTCCCCCTGGCCGCGGACTACACGCTGGACAATGGCCCGGTGGCCAACACGCTCGTCGCGGGCGTGGCGGAGTCGAACATCCTCGCCACCATCACCCACCTGTCCAGCTACACCACCCGGCACTACAAGTCCGCCACGGGCGTCGAGGCGGCCAACTGGCTGAAGGCGCGGTGGGAGGAGTACGCCGCGGGCCGGAGCGACGTGACGGTGCAGCTGTACACCCACGCGGGGTGGATCCAGCCGTCCGTCATCCTGACGATTCAAGGCACGACCGCGCCGTCGGAGGTCGTCGTGCTCGGTGGCCACCTGGACTCCATCTCCAGCGGCTCCACCGCTCCGGGCGCCGACGACGACGCGTCCGGCGTGGCCTCCCTCACGGAGGTGATTCGCGCGGCCTTCGCCGCCGACTACCGTCCGGCGAAGACGGTGAAGTTCATGGCGTACGCGGGCGAGGAGGCGGGTCTGCTCGGCTCCAAGGAGATCGCCAACGCCCACAAGGCCGCGGGGACCAACGTCATCGGCGTGCTGCAGCTCGACATGACGAACTACAAGGGCTCCACCGTCGACGTGGGCCTGATGACGGACTACACCAACGCGGCGCAGAACACGTTCGTCACCAACCTCATCGCCGCGTACATCCCGGGCATGACCTGGCAGAACTCCGTCTGTGGCTACGGCTGCTCGGACCACGCGTCGTGGCACGCCGCCGGCTACGCGACGTCGATGCCGTTCGAGGCGCTGATGAACCAGCACAACCAGACCATCCACTCCTCGGGCGACGTCCTGTCGGTCAGCGGCAACAACGCGAACCACGCGCTCAAGTTCGCGAAGCTGGCGGGCGCGTACGTGGCCGAACTGGCCGGTGGCACCGCGACGGTCTCCGACGCCACGCCCCCCACGGTGTCGCTCACCGCGCCGCTGGATGGCTCCAGCGTGTCCGGCAGCGTCACGCTGTCGGCCAACGCCGCCGACAACATCGGCGTCAGCCGCGTCGAGTTCCTGGTGGACGGGGTCGTCATCGCGACCGCCACCGCGTCTCCGTACACGGGCTCGTGGAACTCCGCGGCCGCCGCCAACGGCGCGCACGTGGTGGCCGCCCGCGCGTTCGACCTGATTGGCAACAGCACCACCAGCACCACGGCGACGGTGACGTCCACCAACGCCTCCACCAACGCCGTCTATGACACCGTGCTCAAGGTGCCGCGCTGCTCCAACGTGGGCAACGCCTGTGACTCCACCACGCTGCTCAACGGCCGCGCCGCCCTCGGTCCCGAGCTGAACGCGCCGAACACCATCAACAACTCGTGCGCGGACGGCCCTGGCGGCGTGTACCACTCCGACGAGTCCGTCGACCGCCTCAAGGTCTCCACCGTGAGCGGCGCGTCCTTCCAGACGGGCCAGGTGGTCCGCATCGACGCCACCGTCTGGGTCTACTCCCTCCGCCAGGACAAGCTGGACCTGTACTACGCGGCGGATGCCACCAACCCGGTCTGGGTGAAGCTCCCCACGCTCACCGCGACGGCGACCGGCGCCCAGACGCTGTCGGCCACCTACACGCTGCCGGCCGGTGGCGCGCACCAGGCCGTGCGCGCGCGCTTCCGCTACAGCGGCAGCGCCGCGGCCTGCGGTACGGGTTCGTACGACGACCACGACGACATCGTCTTCGCCGTCCAGCCGTAG
- a CDS encoding TIGR02757 family protein, protein MPRRPKSSAGLSPRAAERLRPRLEAFLASTDARARIGFDPVEFPHRYTDPRDIEVSALLACALAYGRADLFRPKVESLLSRMGPSPAAFVRALDIPGARELLKGFVYRFNVGTDVAVLLLGMGRALREHGSLESLFVQGLQAEGTLHAALAAFTAALRDVPMAPLRAAMGPERGLHHLLPSPLGPGAAKRLNLFLRWMVRGPDAVDFGIWKRVAPSVLMIPLDTHIGRIAGHLGLTRRKDLTWRTAQEVTASLRALDAEDPVRYDFALCHYGMSGACPARPVPENCSRCPLLESCLVGPGVVADATRRVPAASRRKGRRVSSTGRR, encoded by the coding sequence GTGCCACGCCGTCCGAAGTCCTCCGCGGGCTTGAGCCCTCGGGCCGCCGAGCGCCTGCGCCCCCGGCTTGAGGCCTTCCTCGCCTCCACGGATGCTCGCGCCCGCATCGGGTTCGACCCGGTGGAGTTCCCGCATCGCTACACGGACCCTCGCGACATCGAGGTGAGCGCGCTGCTCGCCTGCGCGCTGGCCTACGGGCGGGCGGACCTGTTCCGACCGAAGGTGGAGTCGCTGTTGTCCCGCATGGGGCCCTCGCCAGCCGCCTTCGTTCGCGCGCTCGACATCCCCGGGGCCCGGGAGCTGCTCAAGGGCTTCGTCTACCGCTTCAACGTGGGCACCGACGTGGCCGTGCTGCTGCTGGGCATGGGCCGCGCGCTGCGAGAGCACGGCTCGTTGGAGTCGCTCTTCGTCCAGGGACTCCAGGCGGAGGGCACGCTCCACGCCGCCCTGGCCGCCTTCACCGCCGCCTTGCGCGACGTCCCCATGGCGCCCCTGCGCGCGGCGATGGGGCCGGAGCGGGGGCTGCACCACCTGCTGCCCTCGCCCCTGGGCCCGGGCGCGGCCAAGCGGTTGAACCTCTTCCTGCGGTGGATGGTCCGGGGCCCGGACGCGGTGGACTTCGGCATCTGGAAGCGCGTGGCACCCTCCGTGTTGATGATCCCGCTGGACACCCATATCGGCCGCATCGCCGGCCACCTGGGCCTGACACGCCGCAAGGACCTCACGTGGCGCACGGCCCAGGAGGTGACGGCCTCGCTGCGCGCGTTGGATGCGGAGGACCCGGTCCGCTACGACTTCGCCCTCTGTCACTACGGCATGAGCGGGGCATGCCCCGCACGGCCCGTGCCCGAGAACTGCTCGCGGTGTCCGCTCCTCGAGTCCTGTCTGGTAGGTCCGGGCGTGGTGGCTGACGCGACCCGCCGGGTCCCCGCGGCCTCTCGCCGCAAGGGACGTCGAGTGTCCTCCACGGGACGTCGTTGA
- a CDS encoding ATP-binding protein: MLATLVAVPSAVADVVERGVRESGVGRACHVLCVMDADVIPAPVEEGLLVAWDAGGPLEEVVAWVRRLHALRVPSRTHLVLLTSRAPVETEVLAAAGADECVAPPGSHWGARLAAWRRRLEAGTAEEDLRALRRTTDFLRSALDAVPEPLFIKDRRHRWVAVNSAFCRVMGHPAEALLGRSDYEFVEAHEADRFWRNDEEVFRTGLADESEETLTDRTGQSRVLVTKKSSFQGAGESYLVGLIRDITDRKRLESQLLLAERMASVGTLAAGVAHEINNPLAYVSSNLAYVSDLLAQAPLTEEQLPELREVVAEALDGAGRVRAIVRDLRTFARGDEERHGPVDVTRAVEGALRLVRNELTHRARVVCMLEPVPPVHGNEVRLGQVVLNLLVNALQALPERPAEENRVRVGLRTGRGGQVELEVADNGHGMAPEVQRRIFDPFYTTRPVGEGTGLGLSICLTLVQAMGGRIEVSSSPEWGSVFRVVLPALAVGTLAAPEQQVFRAPVPASRRRRLLLIDDEPSVGNSVSRLVRDVYEVHVVQDAREALRLLTQGERFDAILCDLMMPGMSGMDFVMELERLAPELVLRTGLMTGGAFTAQAREFVGRHSRGLLEKPFERERLCTFVEHLFQ; encoded by the coding sequence GTGCTCGCAACATTGGTGGCGGTGCCATCCGCGGTGGCGGATGTGGTGGAGCGTGGGGTTCGCGAGTCGGGCGTGGGGCGCGCCTGTCATGTCCTGTGCGTGATGGACGCGGACGTCATCCCCGCGCCCGTGGAGGAGGGGCTGCTCGTCGCCTGGGACGCCGGGGGCCCTCTCGAGGAGGTGGTGGCCTGGGTGCGGCGACTGCACGCGCTGCGGGTCCCCTCTCGCACGCACCTGGTCCTGCTGACGTCGCGCGCGCCGGTGGAGACGGAGGTGCTGGCGGCGGCGGGCGCGGACGAGTGTGTGGCGCCGCCGGGGAGTCATTGGGGCGCGCGGCTGGCGGCGTGGCGCAGGCGCCTGGAGGCGGGCACCGCGGAGGAGGACCTGCGGGCCCTGCGGCGCACCACGGATTTCCTGCGCAGCGCGCTGGACGCCGTGCCGGAGCCGCTCTTCATCAAGGACCGGCGGCACCGCTGGGTGGCGGTCAACAGCGCCTTCTGTCGCGTCATGGGCCACCCGGCGGAGGCGCTGCTGGGGCGCTCCGACTACGAGTTCGTCGAGGCGCACGAAGCGGACCGCTTCTGGCGCAACGACGAGGAGGTGTTCCGCACCGGCCTCGCCGACGAGAGCGAGGAGACGCTCACCGACCGGACGGGACAGTCCCGCGTGCTGGTGACGAAGAAGTCGTCCTTCCAGGGAGCGGGTGAGTCGTACCTGGTGGGCCTCATCCGTGACATCACCGACCGCAAGCGGCTCGAGTCCCAGCTGCTGCTGGCCGAGCGCATGGCCTCGGTGGGGACGCTCGCTGCGGGCGTCGCGCACGAAATCAACAACCCGCTGGCCTACGTCAGCTCGAACCTGGCGTACGTCAGCGACCTGCTGGCCCAGGCCCCGCTGACGGAGGAGCAGCTGCCGGAGCTGCGCGAGGTGGTGGCCGAGGCGCTGGATGGCGCGGGGCGCGTGCGCGCCATCGTCCGGGACCTGCGCACGTTCGCCCGGGGGGACGAGGAGCGACATGGTCCGGTGGATGTGACGCGCGCGGTGGAGGGCGCGCTGCGCCTGGTGCGCAACGAGCTGACGCACCGGGCGCGGGTGGTGTGCATGTTGGAGCCGGTGCCGCCGGTCCACGGCAACGAGGTGCGGCTGGGGCAGGTGGTGCTCAACCTGCTGGTGAACGCGCTCCAGGCCCTGCCGGAGCGGCCGGCGGAGGAGAACCGCGTCCGGGTGGGCCTGCGCACCGGGCGTGGGGGGCAGGTGGAGCTGGAGGTCGCCGACAACGGACACGGCATGGCGCCGGAGGTGCAGCGCCGCATCTTCGACCCGTTCTACACGACGCGTCCGGTGGGGGAGGGGACCGGGCTGGGGTTGTCCATCTGCCTCACGCTGGTTCAGGCGATGGGGGGCCGCATCGAGGTGTCCAGCTCGCCCGAGTGGGGCAGTGTCTTCCGCGTGGTGCTGCCCGCGCTGGCGGTGGGCACGCTGGCCGCGCCGGAGCAGCAGGTGTTCCGCGCGCCGGTGCCCGCGTCGCGGCGCCGCCGGCTCCTGCTCATCGACGACGAGCCCTCCGTGGGGAACTCGGTGAGCCGGCTGGTGCGCGACGTCTACGAGGTCCACGTGGTGCAGGACGCGCGCGAGGCGCTGCGGCTGCTCACCCAGGGCGAGCGGTTCGACGCCATCCTCTGTGATTTGATGATGCCCGGCATGAGCGGGATGGACTTCGTGATGGAGCTGGAGCGGCTGGCGCCGGAGCTGGTGCTGCGGACCGGGTTGATGACGGGCGGCGCCTTCACCGCGCAGGCGCGCGAGTTCGTGGGGCGTCACTCGAGGGGCCTGCTCGAGAAGCCCTTCGAGCGTGAGCGCCTGTGCACGTTCGTGGAGCACCTGTTCCAATGA
- a CDS encoding tetratricopeptide repeat protein has product MHRLLVVLCSAFVVACASGPKPQPASALDDVAPERPPFLDPGQILERLEKSETAYRIEGKDSPPGGWADQLWPQQVQAREAPKVLERDGVKSIVEWPSHPEAQALLNEAEPHFQAKRYDEAATLYEKATEVCPDCYVAWNFRGDAAYFSGDIVTALKFYRKALSLNPNDHRTWFFQGNALARLGRFAEALDSWAWCLVLNPRYPIIRQFFRANAELGLVIRDDVIVPRGYAERAGDAISVQFDPDHDPAWLAFANCKALWLGEPSHRVEMTGSDREHYTTVEEMECLGSALIVHANQRSEGKTDHLDPTLERLTAITRDGMLGNAVLFEVGARIHPQVVLTLEDSVRQELKAYVLKHVLVPVDSADGIDL; this is encoded by the coding sequence GTGCACCGCCTGCTCGTCGTCCTCTGCTCCGCGTTCGTCGTGGCTTGTGCCTCCGGGCCGAAGCCCCAGCCCGCCTCCGCGCTCGACGACGTGGCTCCGGAGCGCCCGCCCTTCCTCGACCCAGGGCAGATCCTCGAGCGGTTGGAGAAGTCGGAGACGGCGTATCGCATCGAAGGGAAGGACTCGCCGCCGGGGGGCTGGGCGGACCAGCTGTGGCCCCAGCAGGTGCAGGCGCGCGAGGCGCCCAAGGTCCTGGAGCGCGACGGCGTGAAGTCCATCGTCGAATGGCCCTCGCACCCCGAGGCCCAGGCGCTGCTGAACGAGGCGGAGCCCCACTTCCAGGCGAAGCGCTACGACGAGGCGGCGACGTTGTACGAGAAGGCCACGGAGGTCTGCCCGGACTGCTACGTGGCCTGGAACTTCCGGGGAGACGCCGCCTATTTCTCCGGCGACATCGTCACGGCGCTGAAGTTCTACCGCAAGGCGCTGAGCCTCAATCCGAACGACCACCGCACGTGGTTCTTCCAGGGCAACGCGCTGGCGCGCCTGGGGCGCTTCGCCGAGGCGTTGGATTCGTGGGCGTGGTGCCTGGTGCTCAACCCCCGCTATCCCATCATCCGTCAGTTCTTCCGCGCCAACGCGGAGCTCGGGCTCGTCATCCGCGACGACGTCATCGTGCCCCGGGGCTATGCCGAGCGCGCGGGTGACGCCATCAGCGTCCAGTTCGACCCCGACCACGACCCGGCGTGGCTCGCCTTCGCCAACTGCAAGGCGCTGTGGCTGGGCGAGCCCTCGCATCGCGTGGAGATGACGGGCTCGGACCGGGAGCACTACACGACGGTGGAGGAGATGGAGTGCCTGGGCTCGGCCCTCATCGTCCACGCGAACCAGCGCAGCGAGGGCAAGACGGACCACCTGGACCCGACGCTGGAGCGGCTGACGGCCATCACCCGGGATGGGATGCTGGGCAACGCGGTGCTCTTCGAGGTGGGCGCCCGCATCCATCCCCAGGTGGTCCTCACGCTGGAGGACTCCGTCCGACAGGAGCTCAAGGCCTACGTGCTCAAGCACGTCCTGGTGCCCGTGGACTCCGCGGACGGAATCGACCTGTGA
- a CDS encoding energy transducer TonB — protein MFKSVIERQRAGRVGTGIWVSAAIHAGLFAAVLFISGRPQTPEEVPEKDPILRIYAQSGPTIRKGTQNAVQPKQAAQPTQPPKKKKAVIPSQVRPMPMDPTPAPVDPEPSDSLASAANVDPNAPPGDGPIGHPDGDVDSDSPIGLPPQPGLLPEPTGEDVIPFPSGLRPPELLRQGIALEYTEQARVARVEGTMLAKCVITREGQVRDCRILKGMAHMDEAVIESLESRRYSPVYFQGSPVSVSYVFTIRLKLPR, from the coding sequence ATGTTCAAGTCGGTCATCGAGCGGCAGCGAGCGGGACGAGTGGGGACGGGCATCTGGGTGTCGGCGGCCATCCACGCGGGCCTGTTCGCCGCAGTGCTGTTCATCTCCGGCCGCCCCCAGACGCCCGAGGAGGTCCCGGAGAAGGACCCCATCTTGAGGATCTACGCACAGTCGGGACCCACCATCCGGAAGGGCACGCAGAACGCCGTGCAGCCGAAGCAGGCCGCGCAGCCGACGCAGCCGCCCAAGAAGAAGAAGGCGGTCATCCCCAGCCAGGTGCGTCCCATGCCCATGGACCCGACCCCGGCGCCGGTGGACCCGGAGCCGTCGGACTCCCTCGCCTCGGCGGCGAACGTGGATCCGAACGCGCCCCCGGGTGACGGCCCCATCGGCCACCCGGATGGCGACGTCGACAGCGACAGCCCCATCGGCCTTCCGCCCCAGCCGGGCCTGCTCCCGGAGCCCACGGGCGAGGACGTCATCCCCTTCCCCTCGGGCCTCAGGCCCCCGGAGCTGCTGCGCCAGGGCATCGCCCTCGAGTACACCGAGCAGGCCCGCGTGGCCCGCGTGGAGGGCACGATGCTCGCCAAGTGCGTCATCACCCGCGAGGGACAGGTGCGCGACTGCCGCATCCTCAAGGGCATGGCCCACATGGACGAGGCCGTCATCGAGTCCCTGGAGAGCCGGCGCTACTCCCCCGTCTACTTCCAGGGCAGCCCGGTGAGCGTGTCCTACGTCTTCACCATCCGCCTCAAGCTGCCCCGCTGA